GTTCGGGGTGCCACCGCCGCCACACGTCGCCGGGCTCTGGCAGTCGCCGCAGTTGGAGACCGTGCGAGCCTGGCCGCAGTTGTCGGTGCCGCTCACCTGCCCGCAGGCCGCGCCCAGCCGCGAACAGAAGGCCGCATTGGATTCAGCGGTGCACGTCGTGGGGACGTCCCAGGACACCTGGAGGCGGAGGCTGTCGAGCTGCGCCGCATCCGCCCCAGCGCCCTTGACGAGGCGCGCGCGAATCTCGCCGGTGCTGGAGACGAAGCTCGAAGCCGTCTCGGTGCCCGGGAGGCTGAGCGTCAGCGCCGGGGTCCACACCCAGTCGCCGCGTCCCTGGGAGCTGGCGATGTTGACCCAGGTGGAGGTCGTGAAACGGTAGAGCTGCCACTGGTAGTAGGACGTGGCGACCCCGGGCCCCTGGTACTTCGTCAGCAACTGGAGCTGCGTGACTTGAGCAGGCGTGGGCGCGGCCTGGGTGACGCTGGAGAGGTTGAAGGACAGGTAGCCCGTGTAGGTCGGGCTGAACTCGATGTATTGCGCGTAGCAGTCGGCATACACGCCGACCGTGCACGCGGTGCTGTTCGTCTTGAGCACGGTCATGCCGCCGCTCTTGCCGGACGCATCCGTGTTCGCCAGCGTGCTCGCGGAGGTGAAGTCGATGACCTGCGTGCCGGTCAGGGCCTGCTGTTGAGCCGCCGGCTCCTGCGCATCCTCCACTTCCAACGACATGCATCCAGTCAGCAGCAAGGCAAGACATGGGGACAGCCAGGCAATCCGTTTCGACATCACGCCTCCAGGGTGGGGGCGCGGCTATCACATGGAGGCTGCCCGGGCGCAATGCGCACGCCGTGTCCCCGCTGGAGTGCTCGCTGCCTGCTGGGTGTACTTCTCCGGCGACAGCAGAAGAAGCCACGCCCTGACGTCCCGAGGAATGCCTTCGCATCCACGGCCTGCGCCTGGCTGGAGCCCTTCCTCCGGGTGGAGACATCTGCTCCACTGGGAGCCCTTCCTCCCTCCGGGTGTCTGCTCCATGACGAAGAAGTCGGCTGCTTCCGACGTGAATCCGCCTGGCCTCTCCCGCCGTACCCTCCTTGGTGCCGCGGCGGCCGTGACGGGGGCGCTGGCCGCCCGGGATGCGCGCGCGGAAGCGCCGCCCGCCGCCTCCCCTGGCGCCGCCGCTGCCGGGGCCTTCGCGCTGGAGGAGGCGACGGTCGCGGAGCTGCGTGCGGGCCTGGAGTCTGGCAAGCACACCGCGCGGGGGCTGACGGAGGCCTACCTCGCCCGCATCCGCGCGCTCGACCGCACCGGGGACCTGCCGCTGTGCTCCGTCATCGAAACCAACCCTGACGCGCTCGCGATGGCCGACGCGCTGGACGCCGAGCGCAAGGCGAAGGGTGCGCGCGGGCCGCTGCACGGCATCCCCGTGCTCATCAAGGACAACATCGCCACGGCGGACCGGATGCAGACCACCGCGGGCTCGCTCGCGCTGGTGGGCGCCCTGCCCCCTCGCGACGCCTTCCTCGTGGAGCGGCTGCGCGCCGCTGGCGCCGTGCTCCTGGGCAAGACGAACCTCAGCGAGTGGGCCAACTTCCGCTCCACGCACTCCACCAGCGGCTGGAGCGCTCGCGGCGGCCTGTGTCGCAACCCCTACGCGCTGGACCGGACGCCTTCCGGTTCGAGCTCCGGCTCGGGCGCGGCCACGGCGGCCAACCTCTGCGCCGTGTCCGTGGGCACGGAGACGGACGGCTCCATCGTCTCGCCCGCGTCCGCCTGCTCGCTGGTGGGGCTGAAGCCCACGGTGGGGCTCGTCAGCCGCGCCGGCATCATCCCCATCTCCGCGACGCAGGACACCGCAGGCCCCATGACGCGCACCGTGGCGGACGCCGCGGTGCTGCTGGGCGTGCTCGCGGGCGAGGACCCACGCGACGCGGTCACCGCCACGGGCCGGGGCCGCGCCCACGCGGACTACACGAAGTTCCTCGACCCCAAGGGGCTCGCGGGCGCGCGCATCGGGGTGCCGCGCGAGCGCTTCTTCGGCTACCACCCGGCCACCGACGCGCTGGTGGAGCGCGCGCTCGAAGTGATGAAGGCGCAGGGCGCGGTGCTGGTGGATCCCGTATCCCTGCCCAACATCGACAAGCTCGACGGGCCCGAGCTGGAGGTGATGCTCTACGAGTTCAAGGCCGGCCTCGAGGCCTGGCTCGCGCAGCTGGGTGAGGGCGCCCCGGCGCGCACGATCGCGGACCTCATCGCCTTCAACGAGCAGCACCGCGAGCGCGAACTGCCCCACTTCGGCCAGGAGATCCTGCTCCAGGCACAGAAGAAGGGCCCGCTCACCGACGCCACCTACCGCAAGGCGCTCGCGACGTGCCGCCGGTTCTCGCGCGGGGAGGGCCTGGACGCGGTGATGAACAAGCACAAGCTGGACGCGCTCGTGGCCCCGACCCAGGCGCCGCCCGGCCTCATCGACCTGGTGCTGGGCGACCACTGGCTGGGCAGCAGCTCCACGCCCGCCGCCGTGTCCGGCTACCCGACCCTCACGGTGCCCGCGGGATACGTGCGCGGGCTGCCGGTGGGGGTGTCCTTCATCGGCCGCGCCTGGAGCGAACCCGTGCTGCTCAAGCTCGCCTACGCCTACGAGCAGGCCTCGCACGCGCGGCGCAAGCCCGGGTTCGCCCGGAGCGTGGACCTCTACTCGTAGGTCGGGCTGCAGCGGTTGTAGGCCCACACGCACTGGCGGAGCGGCGCCTGCCGGCACGTCTCAAAGGACCTGAACTGGGCGCAGTAGCACTCCCAGGTGTTGCCCGGGGTGCACGCGGGCGTCTGGCTCTGGGCCTCCGGCCCCATCTCTCCAGCCACGGGGGCCTGCTCCATGGGCACCTCCGCTTCGGTGGGCTGCCCCCCACACGCGCTCAGGGCCACCAGCGACATCATCACGAAGAAACGACGCATGTCCGACTCCAGGGAAAGGCGAAACCGCCGCAGGATGCGGCGCCCCGACGCTGCGCCAGCACCTCCCGCGAAGTCCAGGGGTCCCTGACTTCCGGGCTGTCACCCACGGGTGGGGGCGCACCGCAGGAGTCCCCACACTCTCCGCGCGACGTCCCACCGCCAGGTGACGCCGCGTCAGGCGGAGTCAGTCCGGCACGGCGAGTGAACTCGAAGATCCTCTGCGGGCCATGGCGGGGCTACCATCCCGCCGCATGAGCCCATTACCCCACCCTCGTCCCGGCATCGCATCCACCCTCGTCCTCCCCCTCGCGGTCATCGGTATCGCGCTCCTCTCGGGATGCGGTGTCTTCGATCAGGGCGCCTGCGTCCACGGCTCCGCCCTGTACTTCTGCACCGATGACACCGCGGACGAGTGCCGCGACTTCTGGTGCGAGGACTGGGACTACTGCGGCTACTTCGAGGGCGACTCGTGCGAGGACGTCGGCTTTCCGGAGGGCACGGTCTCCCTGGATGCCTACTCAGAGCCGAGGACGCCCGAGTGGAGCTGGGGAACGCCTTCGGGCGGCTCGGGGCCGGGCGGCGGCGGCGGCAACGGCTCCGGCGGCAACGGCTCCGGCGCGTGCGCCTACTACGATCCGAACCTGAACCGCGTGCTCTGCGATCAGCGCTCGGGGGCCTCCAGCTGTTCGGGCAAGTGGATGGGCAGCGGCACCACCTGCTCCGGCCTCTCCTGCTCCAGCGGCACCGACCCCAACAGCTGCACCGTCCCGGGGGGTAGCTCGGGCGGCGGCTCCTGCACGCCCACGTACCAGGGGCCCACCGGCGATGCACAGGTCTACACGCAGTGCGCGTCCGTGTGGAACTACCGCTGCCAGATGAAGAACCACAGCGCCGCGGATCAGAACTGCCTCGTCTACGACTCGCTCGAGGCGACGGTGTCGTGCCCGTATTGCCCGTGAGCCGAGGGCGCAGCACCCGCTCCGCCAGCCCTCCCATCCAACTCCCATCACTCCCACCTCCCGCGAGAGCGATTGAGGCCCGCGGGAGGTGGTCTACCCTCCAGCCTGAAAGTGGGGGGTCATGCAATCCATGCTCGGTTCGTGGCGGATGGCCACGGTGCTGTGTCTGACATTGGCGTCGGCCTGTGCCCACTACCGCGTCCAGGCGCCCGGCCATGCGGGTGCCCCGGCGACCGAGCCCGAGGGCGAGGTCCTCTGGTCGCTGGCCTGGGGGCTCGTCCAGGAGCAGCCCCGCGTCGACAACTGCCAGGGTCAGCCGCTCGCGGAGGTCAACCAGAGCACCAACCTGGGCTTCGCGCTCATCAGCGTCGTGACGCTGGGCATCGCGATGCCGCAGCGGGTGGAGTGGCGCTGCGCCAAGGCCCAACCGTCTCCGGGTGAGCTGGGGGCCCTCGGCGCCACCCCGGGCGAGGTGAACTAGCCATGCCCCCCATCATCCATCCGAGCGATCAGAAGCAATGGCAGAACTGGCATGAGACCTACAGCCAGAAGCTGGAGCTGCTGGTGGATGTGTGGAACGCCAACGCCTCCCAGTCCACGACGGAGGGCTATGCCGACACCACCCGGGGCCTGCAGGAGCTGATCGCCAAGGCCCTCTGGGAGGGCCAGGAGCTCCGCGCGCTGGGGGCCGGCTGGTCCTTCTCCCGCGCGCCCGCGACCAGCGGAATCCTCGTCAACACCAAGCCGCTGAACTACGTCTTCCCTGCCCCTCGCACCCACCCGTCCTACGCGGGCTCGCGGGAGGACCTCCTCTTCGTCCAATGCGGCAACTCCGTCGCGGAGCTGAACCATTTCCTGAAGGCGAAGATGGGCAAGGCCCTGCCGACCTCGGGGGCCAGCAACGGGCAGACCATCGCTGGCGCCATCGCGACGGGCACGCATGGGTCCACCCTGGACTTCGGCGCCATGCAGGACTTCGTGGCCGGCCTGCACCTGGTCGTCTCACCGGAGCGGCACATCTGGCTGGAGCGCGCCAGCAATCCCACCATCAACGATGACGTCCCCCAGAAGCTGGGCGCGGAGCTCATCCGGGATGACGCCCTGTTCAATGCAGCGCTCGTGAGCCTGGGCAGCTTCGGCATCGTGCATGGCGTCCTCCTGGTCGCCGAGGACCTCTACTACCTCCAGGCGTACCGCCACCGGATGCCTTTGACCGAGGGGCTCTGGCGCGCGATGGACCAGCTCGACTTCTCCGGTGTGCAACTCCCGGGCCCCGCCGGGCAGAGGCCCTATCACTTCCAGGTGGTCATCAATCCCAACGACCTGGAGGGCGGCGCCTACGTCACGGTGATGTACAAACACGCCCAGCCCCCTCCGGGCTCCAAGCCGCCCAGCCCTGGCAGCAAGCTGACGCAAGGCGACAGCGCCCTGGAGATCGTCGGCGTCCTGACCGACATGGTCTCGGACCTGACCATCCCCGTCATGTCGAAGCTCCTGGAGCGCTTCTACGGCGAGTTCTCGAACGTCGCGGGGACACCGGGCGAGCTGTTCACGGACACCACCACCCGGGGAAAGGCCCTGGGCAGCGCGCTGGGAATCCCGCTCGGCCAGGTGCGCAGGGCCGTGGAGACCGCCATGGCCATCAACCGGGAGTACGCCTTCCCCGGGCTGCTGGCGCTGCGCTACACCCTGCCCTCCAAGGCCACGCTGGCGTTCACCCACCACGCGCCCATGACGTGCGTGCTCGACATCGACGGGGCCGGGTCCGCGCGCACGAAGACGTTCTGCCAGAAGGTCTGGCAGCAGCTCACCGAGCGGCAGGTGCCCTACACCCTGCACTGGGGGAAGCTCAACGACCTCGACGGAGCCCGCGTGCGGAGCATGTATGGCCCGGAGCGCGTCGAGTCCTGGCGCAAGGCGCGAGCGGCCCTGCTCACCAGCCCCGAGCTGCGCGCGGCCTTCACCAATGACTACCTCCGCACCCTGGGCCTCGCGTGAGCGCAGGGGGCCTCCGGCGGGGGCTCGCGCTGCTCACCGGCGTGGGGATGTTGCTCGGCCCGGGGGCGGGGCTCGCGCAGGACAACGTCAACCTCTACCGCTTCGTGCTCGACGTGGACGTCCCGGAGTCCGCGGGCCTCGTGGCCCTGGATGAGACGCCCACGCTCGTGCTGCTCGGCGCGGCGCCCAAGCCCGTCATGGTCACGCTGCTGGCGTCGCGGACCCCGGAGCTGCTCCGCCCCGGCCTCGCCCTGGACGTCGCGCCCTACTTCCTCGTCGGGGGTGGCATCCGGAGCCTCTCCGGGTATCGCTCGAACTCGGTGGCCGGTCGACTCATGCGGGTGCTGACCAAGACGACGCTGTCGGTCGCGGTGGTCCCCGACGCAAGGAACCCGGACTCCTGGCGCGTGGGCTTCGGCCTCCGGACGACGCTCCACGATCCCCATGACCCCGTGCTCAACTCGCCCCTGCCCGAACAGGTGGCGGGCGCGCTGGCGAGCCATGGCGTGGCCCCGCCGGGGGACGCGGAGGAGGACGTCCTGGAGCGAGGCGTGGATCTCTCCGCGCTCTTCGCCGAGGCCCTGCGGACGATGCGGGCCCGGGGCGACATCCGCATCTCCGCCGGCTGGGGCGTCTCCGCTCGTGTGGAGGGCGACGTGCTCTCCGCAGACGGCCTCACGGACACCCGGCACACGTTCTGGGTGAGCGGCCAGTCCGCGCTCGGCCCGCGCTTCGACGTGCTCGCGACGGTGCAGGGGCTGGACGTGTGGAGCTCCGAGCGGGCCCTGCGCTTCGGAGCGGGCGTGCAACGAAAGACAACCATCGCGGACTTCCGCGCCGAGCTTGCCTTTGACGGCACCGACGAGCGCCTGCACCCCGCGGTGGCCGTGGACGTGAAGTTGCCGGGCTGCACGAGCCTCATCGCCGCGCTCACCACGGTGCCCGGCCCGGAGGCCCGCACGCTCCGAGCCCAGGTGCAGCTGCGCGGCTACCTCGCAGCGTGCCCGTAGCGCCACCGCAGCGACGAACGCCGCGCATTCCATCCCAGGAGAATCCTCCACGGCGCAAGGCTGGAAGTGTCCGTCCTCCTTGAAATGCTCGACTCCAAAACCGGCGGTGTGAGATTCCACCGCCTGTCTTCATCACAAGGGAGTCCGACGTGCTGAGCCGTTCATCAATCTGGATGACAACGTTGCTACTGGGTTTCATGGGTGCGCAGTTGGGCTGTGGCGCCGGGGAGCCTTCCGCTCCGGGAGCACCGCGCACCGAACAGGTCGCGCAGCCGCTGCTGCCGGGTGAGCGCTCCCTCTTCAGCGCCTCCGCGGTGCCGGACGTGGCGGCCGCGAATGACAGCGCCGCGGTGGAGCTGGGGATGCGCTTCCGCAGCGACGCGCCCGGGCAGATCAAGGGCGTGCGCTTCTACAAGGGCGCGGGCAACACGGGCACGCACACCGGCAGCCTGTGGTCCGCGTCCGGAACGCTGCTGGCCACCGCGACATTCCAGGGTGAGACGGCGTCCGGCTGGCAGGAGGTCCGCTTCACCACGCCGGTCAACATCACGGCGGACACGAACTACGTCGTGTCGTACCACGCGCCCGCGGGACACTACGCGGCGACGAGCAACGGCTTCGCCTCCGCGCTGGCGGCGCCGCCCCTGCACGCGCCCGCGAGCGGGACGGGGGCCGGCAACGGCCTCTATCGCTACGGCGCCAGCGGCTTCCCCACCGACACCTTCCAGGCCACCAACTACTGGGTGGACGTGGCCTTCCAGCCCAACGACACCACGCCCCCGACGGCGCCCACCAACGTCACGGCGACGCCCAACTCGTCCACTGCCATTGACCTGACCTGGTACGCCTCCGTGGACGGCAATGGCGAGATGCAGGGCAACGCGCGTGCGCACCTGGTGTACCGGGGCAGCCAGCTCATCGCGGAGCTGCCCGGCACCACCACGAGCTACCGCGACACGGGCCTGACGCCCGCCACCGCGTATTCGTACACCGTGCGCGGCCGTGACGCCGCCGGCAACGTGGGCCCCGCGTCCGCCACCGTCACCGCCACCACGCTCGCGAGCAGCACCTGCAACCCGTGCAGCTTCTGGAACGTGGTGACGGGCGACCCGCATGCCATCAACGGGGACTCCACGCCGGCCGAGGTGGGACTGAAGTTCCACACGGACGTCGCGGGCACCGTGACGAAGATCCGCTACTACAAGAGTGGCATGGCCACCCCTCCGGTCGTGGGCCACCTGTGGAGCGCCACCGGCACCCTGCTGGGCACCACCGCGCAGGCGCCCGTGGAGAGCGGCTTCGGCTGGCGCGAGCTGGCGTTCCCGACGCCGGTGAGCCTGGCCGCGAATACGACCTACGTCGTGTCGTACTTCGCGCCGGGGGGCTACTACGCCATCACGAGCTCCTACTTCAGCAACGCGGGCGTGGACATGCCGCCCCTGCACGCGCCGTCCGCGGCCGCGGCGGGCGGCAACGGGGTGCGCCACCTCAATGGCAGCGGCTTCCCCACGGACGCGTACTACAACGCCAACTTCTGGGTGGACGTCGCCTTCGTGCCCACCACGGGCAATGCGTCCCCGGTCGACGTGTCCGTGCAGCACTCCTTCCCCGCCGGGTCGGGAGTCCGGGGCCAGGCTCTCCACTATGACATCACGCTGACGAACCACGGCACGAGGGCGGCCACCAACCTCACGCTCGACGTCCCTGTCCCCACCGGACTCGCGCCCCTCGCCTTCATCCCGTCCGCGTCGGTGGGCTCGTGCGGCTACTTCACGCAGGACAACATGCACTGCGACATCACGGACCTGCCCGCCGGTCAGTCCGCCGTCGTTCGCATGACGCTGGTGCCCTCGCTGGCCGGGACGTTCCAGTTCCAGGCGACCGTCACCGCGTCCGAGACGGACAACGTTCCGGGCAACAACACCAGCACCCTGACGATCCCCGTGGGCGCAGCGACGAACGTGGTCACCTTCGATGCCTTCGACGGCGCGGACGCGCCCATCACCGGCATCCACGGCCCCTTCTACTTCGTGCACAACAAGTGGTACCTCGGGTCGCCCTGGGGCGGGTTCACCACGCAGAGCGTCTCGTTCAACGGCGGGGGCGTGAACCAGGGGGAGCTCAGCATCTATGGGCAGCGGACCGTCGTCGGCCTCGACGCCTTCACCTGGGACGCGGGCGCGACGCTCACCGTGAGCTGCTTCAACCAGCCCACGCGCACCTTCCCCCTGACGCAAGGACAGGTGACCCATGTCGTGACGAACTGGCAGGGCACCTGCTCGTCCGTCACCCTGGCGACGTCGAACGGCTGGGACACGAACTTCGACAACATCGAGCTGTCGCCGCTGCCTTGAGTCGCTGACGGTGCGGTGAGGTTGCAGGACCGGCCGAAGTGAAGCGCGCGGCCTCGTGGCGGATCACGTCACAGCGAGCGCCCCCTTCGTGATCGGAATGGCTACACCCCGGCCCCGCACGCTCCCACGTGCGGTGGCCGGGTGAGGTGTTGTCATTGCCTCTCATTGGCCCAATCCAGCAACTTCGAGGGGGCCGTGGGGTGGTCGCGGGATGCCATCTTCGAGGAGTTCGACGGCCTGACGCTGGCGGCCCGTGACCGCGAACAGGTCATCCATCCCCATCGACAGCGCTTAACTTGTAGCTTTGGCCGTGCTGTCATGGGTGCCCGTGACAGCCATACACCCTCACCTGCGCGCCGCGAGCGCCGCCTCCGTCCTCGCCCTCCTGGGCTGCGGCTCCGCTACCGTCGGCGCCGTCGGCCCCCCCGCGTCCGCGAAGTGGGTGAGCCCGTTCGTCTCCACCCCTGACGGCGGACAGCTGCAGACGACCCTCTACTACGGGCCCTGGCAGTGCAGCGCCGCGTTCATGGCCCGCTGCGAGTCGAAGTGCGCAGCCCAGGGCCATGCGCTCATGGGCTGCATGTGGCTCGCCGACATCAAGGGCGACTGGAAGGGACGCTTCATGCTGCTCCCCGCGGAGGCCGGCGGGCGGCTCGCCATCACCCACTGCTGCTGCGACTACCCGAAGGTGGCGAACGGCCGCCAACTCCGGGAGAAGTGGAAGAATGCCCGCGAGGGTTTTCGCCGCCAGTGGGGCTCCGAATTCGGAGCGTGGCCGTCAACGAATGGGGTGAATTGGCAGGGCCACCACATATTCGACCTGGCACATGGAGGCCCGCCGGTGGCGCCCGACAACGTGCTCCCGGTGCCGCAGGGCGTGCATCAGGTTTTCAACGACGAGTACCCCCCCTGCTACGCCCCGGGCGGGAAGTGGCTGACGCCAGGGCCCGCGCGCCCCTACGTGGATTGAGGGCCACCATGTCCATGGACAGCCTCC
Above is a window of Corallococcus soli DNA encoding:
- a CDS encoding amidase: MTKKSAASDVNPPGLSRRTLLGAAAAVTGALAARDARAEAPPAASPGAAAAGAFALEEATVAELRAGLESGKHTARGLTEAYLARIRALDRTGDLPLCSVIETNPDALAMADALDAERKAKGARGPLHGIPVLIKDNIATADRMQTTAGSLALVGALPPRDAFLVERLRAAGAVLLGKTNLSEWANFRSTHSTSGWSARGGLCRNPYALDRTPSGSSSGSGAATAANLCAVSVGTETDGSIVSPASACSLVGLKPTVGLVSRAGIIPISATQDTAGPMTRTVADAAVLLGVLAGEDPRDAVTATGRGRAHADYTKFLDPKGLAGARIGVPRERFFGYHPATDALVERALEVMKAQGAVLVDPVSLPNIDKLDGPELEVMLYEFKAGLEAWLAQLGEGAPARTIADLIAFNEQHRERELPHFGQEILLQAQKKGPLTDATYRKALATCRRFSRGEGLDAVMNKHKLDALVAPTQAPPGLIDLVLGDHWLGSSSTPAAVSGYPTLTVPAGYVRGLPVGVSFIGRAWSEPVLLKLAYAYEQASHARRKPGFARSVDLYS
- a CDS encoding FAD-binding protein; this encodes MPPIIHPSDQKQWQNWHETYSQKLELLVDVWNANASQSTTEGYADTTRGLQELIAKALWEGQELRALGAGWSFSRAPATSGILVNTKPLNYVFPAPRTHPSYAGSREDLLFVQCGNSVAELNHFLKAKMGKALPTSGASNGQTIAGAIATGTHGSTLDFGAMQDFVAGLHLVVSPERHIWLERASNPTINDDVPQKLGAELIRDDALFNAALVSLGSFGIVHGVLLVAEDLYYLQAYRHRMPLTEGLWRAMDQLDFSGVQLPGPAGQRPYHFQVVINPNDLEGGAYVTVMYKHAQPPPGSKPPSPGSKLTQGDSALEIVGVLTDMVSDLTIPVMSKLLERFYGEFSNVAGTPGELFTDTTTRGKALGSALGIPLGQVRRAVETAMAINREYAFPGLLALRYTLPSKATLAFTHHAPMTCVLDIDGAGSARTKTFCQKVWQQLTERQVPYTLHWGKLNDLDGARVRSMYGPERVESWRKARAALLTSPELRAAFTNDYLRTLGLA
- a CDS encoding DUF4082 domain-containing protein; this encodes MTTLLLGFMGAQLGCGAGEPSAPGAPRTEQVAQPLLPGERSLFSASAVPDVAAANDSAAVELGMRFRSDAPGQIKGVRFYKGAGNTGTHTGSLWSASGTLLATATFQGETASGWQEVRFTTPVNITADTNYVVSYHAPAGHYAATSNGFASALAAPPLHAPASGTGAGNGLYRYGASGFPTDTFQATNYWVDVAFQPNDTTPPTAPTNVTATPNSSTAIDLTWYASVDGNGEMQGNARAHLVYRGSQLIAELPGTTTSYRDTGLTPATAYSYTVRGRDAAGNVGPASATVTATTLASSTCNPCSFWNVVTGDPHAINGDSTPAEVGLKFHTDVAGTVTKIRYYKSGMATPPVVGHLWSATGTLLGTTAQAPVESGFGWRELAFPTPVSLAANTTYVVSYFAPGGYYAITSSYFSNAGVDMPPLHAPSAAAAGGNGVRHLNGSGFPTDAYYNANFWVDVAFVPTTGNASPVDVSVQHSFPAGSGVRGQALHYDITLTNHGTRAATNLTLDVPVPTGLAPLAFIPSASVGSCGYFTQDNMHCDITDLPAGQSAVVRMTLVPSLAGTFQFQATVTASETDNVPGNNTSTLTIPVGAATNVVTFDAFDGADAPITGIHGPFYFVHNKWYLGSPWGGFTTQSVSFNGGGVNQGELSIYGQRTVVGLDAFTWDAGATLTVSCFNQPTRTFPLTQGQVTHVVTNWQGTCSSVTLATSNGWDTNFDNIELSPLP